The sequence TGCGCCCGCACAACGCCGCCTCGCTGAAGGTCCTGAGCCGCCTCGGCATGGCACACGCCCACACCCGCACCGACGAGCGCGGCGAGCTGCTGTACCTGTCCCGCCGGGCCGGGTGCTTCACTCCGGGCGGGAACTGACCTCGTACGCCCCCACGTCCGACTCTCCCAGCGACCGGATGCGCGGAATAGGGGACGGCAGGAGCCAGAGCAGGGAGAGGCAGCCGCCCGCTGCCGCGATCAGGAGCGTGGGGCGCAGGCCCAGCAGGGTGGCCAGGACACCTCCGGCCACCGCGCCCAGCGGGCGTACGCCGTAGTTGACCGTGCCGAACGCGCCCGCCACCCGGCTGCGCATCCCGTCCGGGATCACCGCCGTCTGGAGGGAGTTGAGGTTGACGTCGAACAGCATGACGCCGAAGCCCGAGAGGAACTCCGCCCCGGCCAGCGCGGTGGCGCGGAGCCAGAGCGGGCCGTTCGCGGCGGCGGCGAGGGCGATCGGGGCGGGGAAGAGGACGGCCCCCACGAGGATGCCCCGGCCCACGCCCAGGCGGCGGGAGATCGCCGGGGCGCACACCGCGCCGAGCAGCGCGCCGGACGCACCGAGGCCCAGGGCGAGGCCGATCGCGCCGGCCGACAGGCCGAGGTCGCGTGTCGCGAACAGGACGAGCAGGCCGCTGCCGCCGACGAAGGTGAAGAAGTTGACCGTCGTCGCACAGCCCAGGGATGCCCGCAGCACCGGGTGGCGCGCCACGAACGCCAGGCCCTCGCGGGCGCCGCGCAGCAACGGGGGCGCCGCCGGGCCGGTGGCGGGCGGCTCCTCGACCGGGATGCGGCCGATCAGCGCCGCCGACGCCAGGAACGACAGCGCGTCCACCACGATCGCGACGGGCGCGGTCAGCGCCTGGACCAGCGCGCCGCCGAGCGCGGGGCCGGCCACGTAGGAGGCCGAACGGCTGGTGCTGATCCTGCTGTTGGCGTCCACGTACGACGCCCTCGGCACGAGCCGGACGAAGAACGGCGGGTACGCCATGTTGAACAGCAGCCCGCCCGCGCCCGCCAGGAGCGCCACCACGTACAGCTGGGTCAGCGTCACCGACCCCAGGACGTACGCGGCAGGCAGGCTCAGCAGGACCGCCGCGCGCAGGATGTCGGCCAGGACCATCAGGCGGCGCTTGCGGGCGCGCCGGTCCACCC is a genomic window of Streptomyces sp. NBC_00708 containing:
- a CDS encoding MFS transporter, whose translation is MPPAPGVSAPANAPSLWRNRRFTRFWAGETVSQFGDRITELALPLIAVSTLGASANQVAWLTALVWAPNLLGVFVGAWVDRRARKRRLMVLADILRAAVLLSLPAAYVLGSVTLTQLYVVALLAGAGGLLFNMAYPPFFVRLVPRASYVDANSRISTSRSASYVAGPALGGALVQALTAPVAIVVDALSFLASAALIGRIPVEEPPATGPAAPPLLRGAREGLAFVARHPVLRASLGCATTVNFFTFVGGSGLLVLFATRDLGLSAGAIGLALGLGASGALLGAVCAPAISRRLGVGRGILVGAVLFPAPIALAAAANGPLWLRATALAGAEFLSGFGVMLFDVNLNSLQTAVIPDGMRSRVAGAFGTVNYGVRPLGAVAGGVLATLLGLRPTLLIAAAGGCLSLLWLLPSPIPRIRSLGESDVGAYEVSSRPE